A portion of the Bacillus sp. es.034 genome contains these proteins:
- a CDS encoding helix-turn-helix domain-containing protein has translation MKDELSTLFKALGHPIRREILDLLKKSARTTGELNDHFPEVTRYAIMKHLNILEEGNLVVVKREGKFRRNYLNAIPLQKMHNRWVGKYMESTANSLLKLRSLAENKGGEESMEQSKVFRIEQEVMIDAPRKQVFKALTEQAGDWWEFKLAPEGVSSQFAFDPVPGGQFIEKWRKDEGALWGTVYYVNAPEEIRLYGHLGMQGAVNSAYTYRLIEKGDSTLLQLSHSASGVIEEDWADKHTEGWTYLLGTLLKNYVEKK, from the coding sequence ATGAAGGACGAGCTTTCCACCTTATTTAAAGCCTTGGGTCACCCGATTAGAAGGGAGATCCTTGACCTATTGAAGAAGTCAGCAAGAACGACAGGCGAACTGAATGACCATTTTCCAGAGGTGACTAGGTACGCGATCATGAAGCATTTGAACATTTTGGAGGAAGGGAATTTGGTTGTAGTGAAGCGTGAAGGCAAATTCAGGCGTAACTACCTGAATGCTATCCCACTGCAGAAAATGCATAACAGGTGGGTAGGTAAATATATGGAGTCTACAGCTAATTCACTTTTGAAGTTACGTTCATTAGCTGAAAACAAAGGAGGAGAAGAATCAATGGAACAAAGTAAAGTATTCCGTATTGAGCAAGAAGTGATGATAGATGCACCAAGGAAACAGGTATTTAAAGCGTTAACCGAGCAGGCTGGGGACTGGTGGGAATTTAAATTGGCTCCAGAGGGAGTAAGTTCACAATTCGCATTCGATCCTGTACCAGGCGGGCAATTCATAGAGAAATGGCGCAAGGATGAAGGAGCGCTATGGGGAACGGTGTATTATGTGAATGCACCGGAAGAAATTCGTCTGTACGGACATCTTGGAATGCAGGGCGCAGTAAACAGTGCGTATACGTATCGATTGATTGAAAAAGGGGATTCAACATTACTTCAATTATCCCATTCAGCTTCAGGAGTCATAGAAGAGGACTGGGCGGATAAGCATACAGAAGGGTGGACCTATTTACTTGGGACTCTGCTGAAAAATTATGTTGAAAAGAAATAA
- a CDS encoding SRPBCC domain-containing protein → MKSNQSNQLQDITQTVLFNAPIQKVWDTVSTSEGISTWFMPNDFQPEEGYEFHIQSPFGPSPCKVLEVDAPHKLSFSWDTDGWFVTFLLKEVGKQTEFTLIHGGWKHDDAVVSKPNEKSSVIRERMENGWVGIVDQRLRKVVEE, encoded by the coding sequence ATGAAATCAAATCAAAGCAATCAACTTCAAGATATTACCCAAACCGTCCTCTTCAATGCCCCCATTCAAAAGGTATGGGACACCGTCTCCACTTCAGAAGGCATATCTACATGGTTCATGCCGAACGATTTCCAACCAGAAGAGGGATACGAATTCCATATTCAATCCCCTTTCGGCCCGTCTCCATGTAAGGTATTGGAAGTGGATGCGCCTCATAAGTTGTCTTTTTCCTGGGATACGGATGGCTGGTTCGTCACATTTCTTTTAAAAGAGGTCGGCAAACAAACCGAGTTCACATTGATTCATGGTGGCTGGAAGCATGATGATGCCGTTGTTTCTAAACCGAACGAAAAAAGCTCCGTTATCCGGGAACGTATGGAGAACGGCTGGGTCGGCATAGTGGACCAACGCCTGCGGAAGGTTGTGGAGGAATAA
- a CDS encoding DUF488 family protein — MSIILKRIYDEPPRLGGHRILIDRVWPRGISKEDASLEEWMKDITPSPSLRKWFNHDPDKFEKFKQAYKDELHQDEEKQKKLKELKEMAENERVVLLYGAKDEEHNHAVVLKEVLEEM, encoded by the coding sequence ATGTCTATCATTTTGAAACGAATCTATGATGAACCTCCCCGATTAGGAGGTCACCGAATACTGATCGACCGTGTCTGGCCCCGTGGAATATCGAAAGAAGATGCAAGCCTTGAAGAGTGGATGAAAGACATTACACCCAGCCCCTCTTTACGGAAGTGGTTTAACCACGATCCCGACAAGTTCGAGAAGTTCAAACAAGCCTATAAAGACGAACTCCATCAAGATGAAGAAAAACAGAAAAAATTAAAGGAACTGAAGGAAATGGCAGAAAACGAACGCGTAGTCCTTCTGTACGGAGCAAAAGATGAGGAACACAACCACGCCGTCGTGCTTAAAGAAGTTCTGGAGGAAATGTAA
- a CDS encoding lactoylglutathione lyase family protein, which translates to MLPYPRSFSHIGLSVPSLEEAIKFYQEVFGWYVIMEPSDVENDDTAIGQMCRDVFGNDWEKFRIAHMATGDKIGIELFEFPHIEKPENNFEYWKTGLFHFCIQDPDAEGMVEKIKQHGGKQRMPVREYYPGEKPYRMVYVEDPFGNIFEIYSHSYELTYSDGAY; encoded by the coding sequence ATGTTACCATATCCAAGATCATTTTCTCATATAGGATTATCCGTCCCAAGCCTGGAAGAAGCGATAAAATTTTACCAAGAGGTATTCGGCTGGTATGTCATCATGGAACCTTCCGATGTCGAAAATGACGACACGGCAATCGGTCAGATGTGCCGCGACGTGTTCGGGAACGACTGGGAGAAGTTCAGAATCGCCCACATGGCAACGGGTGATAAAATCGGGATCGAGCTGTTTGAATTCCCTCACATTGAAAAACCGGAGAATAACTTTGAATATTGGAAGACGGGGTTATTCCACTTCTGTATCCAGGATCCCGATGCAGAAGGCATGGTCGAAAAGATCAAGCAGCACGGAGGAAAGCAGCGTATGCCGGTCCGTGAGTATTATCCTGGTGAAAAACCTTATCGCATGGTATATGTGGAAGATCCATTCGGGAATATTTTCGAGATCTATTCCCACAGCTATGAATTAACCTATTCCGATGGGGCTTACTAA
- a CDS encoding AraC family transcriptional regulator, whose protein sequence is MEMLQRMNDCIQYIEENLEGEIKVEELARLSLNSKFHFQRLFSLVTGCTVAEYIRRRRLTLAAQELNHANVKVIDVAFRYGYETPESFSKAFRKAHGVSPSHVRESGTPLKAFPRISFQIQLKGEVEMNYRIVEKEAFQVIGKGKRVSTHNGQNLKEIPTFWGEVNTSGLDSEICEAAGHDEMLGICMEFDDPNEEFTYFIGSEKKSDTPPPLEVKEIPASTWAVFESVGPMPDAIQGVWKRIFSEWFPSTGYEHGDAPEFELYPPGNPNDDDYRCEVWVPVMKK, encoded by the coding sequence ATGGAAATGCTTCAAAGGATGAATGACTGCATTCAGTATATAGAGGAGAATCTTGAAGGGGAGATCAAGGTGGAGGAGCTTGCCAGGCTCTCGCTGAACTCGAAATTTCATTTTCAACGGCTGTTTTCTTTAGTAACGGGCTGTACTGTAGCTGAGTACATCCGGAGGAGAAGGCTGACGCTTGCGGCTCAGGAACTGAATCATGCGAATGTGAAGGTCATTGATGTCGCTTTCAGGTATGGTTACGAAACACCCGAATCCTTTTCGAAGGCATTTCGTAAAGCTCACGGTGTTTCCCCATCCCATGTGAGAGAATCAGGAACTCCTTTGAAAGCATTCCCGCGTATCTCCTTCCAAATCCAATTAAAAGGGGAAGTCGAAATGAATTATAGAATCGTTGAAAAAGAAGCATTTCAAGTGATTGGAAAAGGGAAAAGAGTCTCAACCCATAATGGCCAAAACTTGAAGGAGATTCCCACATTTTGGGGTGAGGTGAATACTTCCGGCTTGGACAGTGAGATTTGCGAGGCCGCGGGTCATGATGAAATGCTCGGAATCTGCATGGAGTTCGATGATCCGAATGAAGAGTTCACCTATTTTATCGGATCAGAAAAGAAATCTGACACTCCTCCCCCGCTGGAGGTTAAGGAGATACCTGCTTCCACATGGGCAGTATTTGAATCGGTCGGTCCGATGCCTGACGCGATCCAGGGTGTGTGGAAACGGATTTTCTCAGAATGGTTCCCGTCTACAGGGTATGAGCATGGAGATGCACCTGAATTTGAATTATATCCACCGGGGAATCCGAATGACGATGATTACAGGTGCGAGGTCTGGGTTCCTGTTATGAAGAAATAA
- a CDS encoding helix-turn-helix domain-containing protein, with amino-acid sequence MDTPIDQHGKLKCSIEYTLRKIGGKWKTVILWHLGTEGTHRYNELRRLLPGVAHKVLSQQLKELEEEGFINRTQYDTIPPKVEYTMTDLGMTLMPILHHMHEWGNEHGEL; translated from the coding sequence ATGGATACACCCATCGATCAACACGGAAAACTGAAGTGTTCCATCGAGTACACATTGAGGAAAATCGGAGGAAAATGGAAGACCGTCATCCTCTGGCACCTCGGAACGGAGGGTACTCACCGCTACAATGAACTGCGACGTCTCCTTCCTGGCGTCGCCCACAAAGTACTGAGCCAGCAGCTGAAAGAACTTGAAGAAGAAGGATTCATCAACCGCACCCAATACGACACCATCCCACCCAAAGTCGAATACACCATGACCGACCTCGGCATGACCCTCATGCCCATCCTCCACCACATGCACGAATGGGGTAATGAGCATGGAGAGTTATAA
- a CDS encoding GNAT family N-acetyltransferase, producing MKIIELHKDSRMFEEAVNVFWGQWGNEDNYRFYHDCIFHSCGTEADLPRFYIAVREGDIIGTYALLRNDLNSRQDLYPWLACLYVHPDQRGEGIGSILLDHALREAHKKGYNWLYLTTDLEGYYEKYGWTHSTGAIGPSGDSMKVYQKRTSI from the coding sequence ATGAAAATAATTGAATTACATAAGGATTCAAGGATGTTTGAAGAAGCAGTAAACGTGTTCTGGGGACAGTGGGGAAATGAGGATAATTACAGGTTCTACCATGACTGCATATTTCATTCCTGTGGGACGGAAGCGGATCTTCCCCGTTTTTATATCGCTGTTCGTGAGGGGGACATCATCGGCACGTACGCATTGCTAAGAAACGATCTTAACAGCCGTCAAGACCTGTATCCGTGGCTTGCATGCCTGTATGTTCACCCTGACCAGAGAGGAGAAGGGATTGGTTCGATCCTCCTCGACCATGCTCTCCGGGAAGCTCATAAAAAAGGGTACAACTGGCTATACCTGACGACGGACCTGGAAGGATATTATGAAAAGTACGGGTGGACTCATTCAACAGGAGCCATTGGTCCCAGTGGAGATTCCATGAAAGTTTATCAAAAAAGAACCAGTATATAA
- a CDS encoding helix-turn-helix transcriptional regulator produces the protein MKNRLVEYRKTFGYSQERLAARLGVSRQTIISIEKGKYDPSLNLAFQLANVFETSIEEIFLYEEKGEEKS, from the coding sequence TTGAAAAATAGACTAGTAGAATACCGCAAGACGTTTGGATACTCACAGGAAAGATTGGCGGCGAGGTTAGGGGTTTCGAGGCAGACCATCATTTCGATTGAAAAGGGGAAGTATGACCCTTCATTGAATCTGGCTTTTCAGCTGGCAAATGTATTTGAGACGTCAATTGAAGAGATTTTTTTGTATGAAGAGAAAGGGGAAGAGAAATCGTGA
- a CDS encoding SRPBCC family protein yields the protein MLKRNKAMVDVITEIAIRRPIQMVAEYATNPDKAPEWYMNIDSAEWKTDKPLSVHSHIAFKARFLGKDLSYIYEITEFIPERKLIMRTASGPFLMETTYEWESIDEQTTKMTLRNQGTPAGFSKWMTPIMTFMMKRANKKDLKKIKEILENK from the coding sequence ATGTTGAAAAGAAATAAGGCGATGGTAGATGTCATCACAGAAATAGCGATACGCCGTCCGATCCAAATGGTAGCAGAATATGCTACAAATCCGGACAAGGCACCCGAGTGGTATATGAATATTGATTCAGCGGAATGGAAAACGGACAAGCCTTTATCCGTTCATTCTCATATTGCCTTTAAAGCTAGATTCTTGGGGAAGGATCTCTCCTATATATATGAAATTACAGAGTTCATCCCTGAACGGAAGCTCATCATGAGAACGGCTAGCGGGCCGTTCCTAATGGAAACCACCTATGAGTGGGAGTCGATTGATGAACAAACGACTAAAATGACCCTAAGGAATCAGGGGACCCCTGCCGGATTTTCCAAATGGATGACGCCCATTATGACATTCATGATGAAGAGAGCAAACAAAAAGGATTTAAAGAAAATCAAAGAAATCCTGGAAAATAAATAG
- a CDS encoding NAD-dependent succinate-semialdehyde dehydrogenase gives MQHYNLIINGEQIGSDLDKKEVTNPATSEVIATIPNGGKKEASKAVDAAHEAFKEWSQFSAYERSELIRKWYDLINDNKEDLARTMTIEQGKPLKEALGEIQYANGFISWYAEEGKRVYGEQIPATQRNKRLFVHKQPVGVVAVITPWNFPAAMITRKVAPALATGCTVVIKPANQTPLTALKMASLAEEAGIPKGVINVVTGDSKSIGESWMEDTRVRKLTFTGSTEVGKVLMKGSADTVKKISLELGGHAPVIVMDDSDLEKAVDGVIASKFRNAGQTCVCSNRIYVHESIADAFSEKLVEKVKGLKVGNGLEEGVDIGPLIDEDAIEKVRKHVEDAVDKGASVAYGGKGIEGLYFEPTVLTNVNDDMLCMNDETFGPVAPITTFKTEEEAIERANDSIYGLAAYVFTENITKGIRISEQLEYGIVGLNDGLPSTPQAPFGGFKQSGLGREGGHQGIEEFLEVKYISLGL, from the coding sequence ATGCAACACTACAATCTCATCATCAATGGAGAACAAATCGGATCGGATCTTGACAAGAAAGAGGTAACCAATCCTGCGACATCGGAAGTGATCGCCACCATTCCCAATGGAGGTAAAAAAGAGGCTTCGAAGGCGGTGGATGCCGCTCATGAGGCATTCAAGGAATGGTCCCAATTCTCGGCATACGAACGAAGTGAACTTATTCGTAAATGGTATGATCTTATTAATGATAACAAAGAAGATCTTGCCCGTACCATGACCATCGAGCAAGGAAAACCCCTAAAAGAGGCACTCGGCGAAATTCAATATGCCAACGGATTCATCTCCTGGTACGCTGAAGAAGGAAAGCGGGTTTACGGGGAACAGATCCCTGCCACTCAGCGGAATAAGCGATTATTCGTCCACAAACAGCCGGTCGGAGTCGTAGCGGTCATCACTCCTTGGAACTTCCCTGCGGCAATGATCACCCGCAAGGTTGCACCGGCACTTGCCACCGGCTGTACAGTTGTGATCAAACCGGCAAATCAAACCCCTTTGACTGCGTTAAAGATGGCTTCGCTTGCTGAAGAAGCCGGCATACCGAAAGGCGTCATCAACGTCGTAACAGGTGATTCAAAATCCATCGGAGAATCGTGGATGGAAGATACACGCGTCCGGAAACTGACCTTCACCGGTTCAACGGAAGTCGGAAAGGTCCTGATGAAGGGATCAGCGGACACCGTTAAGAAAATATCCCTGGAACTTGGTGGCCACGCCCCAGTTATTGTGATGGATGACTCGGATTTGGAAAAAGCCGTTGACGGTGTCATCGCCTCCAAATTCAGGAATGCCGGCCAAACCTGCGTCTGCTCCAACCGGATCTATGTTCATGAGTCCATCGCAGATGCTTTTTCTGAAAAACTGGTTGAAAAAGTGAAGGGGCTGAAAGTCGGAAACGGACTCGAGGAAGGTGTCGATATCGGTCCATTGATCGATGAGGATGCCATCGAGAAAGTCCGCAAACACGTGGAAGACGCCGTAGACAAAGGTGCTTCCGTTGCCTATGGAGGAAAAGGAATAGAAGGGCTATATTTTGAACCGACTGTTTTGACGAACGTTAACGATGACATGCTGTGCATGAATGACGAAACATTCGGACCAGTCGCTCCGATCACCACCTTCAAAACCGAAGAGGAAGCCATCGAACGGGCCAATGACTCCATTTACGGCCTTGCTGCCTATGTGTTCACGGAGAATATCACGAAGGGAATCCGGATCAGTGAACAACTTGAGTACGGTATTGTCGGATTGAACGACGGGCTGCCATCGACTCCACAAGCCCCATTCGGAGGATTCAAGCAAAGCGGCCTCGGCCGAGAAGGCGGTCACCAGGGCATAGAAGAATTTTTGGAAGTGAAGTATATTTCCCTCGGATTGTAA
- a CDS encoding metalloregulator ArsR/SmtB family transcription factor yields the protein MSAVKHDVFQAIADPTRREVLRLLSKKEMPISALTSHFPMSRTAIAKHLAILTEAELVSGEKVGREKIYRLQPEPLAELKDWLAYYEQFWSNKLTKLKYVLEENNED from the coding sequence GTGTCCGCGGTTAAACATGACGTATTTCAGGCGATTGCAGACCCGACCCGCCGGGAAGTGCTTCGCCTTCTCTCGAAAAAAGAAATGCCCATTTCGGCTCTCACTTCCCACTTTCCCATGAGCCGGACCGCCATTGCAAAGCATCTTGCCATCCTGACAGAAGCCGAGTTGGTTTCAGGTGAAAAAGTCGGCAGGGAAAAGATCTATCGCCTACAGCCTGAGCCCCTCGCAGAACTAAAGGACTGGCTAGCCTATTACGAACAATTCTGGAGCAATAAACTGACCAAGCTTAAATACGTTCTGGAAGAAAATAATGAAGATTGA
- a CDS encoding LysE family transporter: MTAALLFFKSVIIGVAIAAPVGPVGILCIQRTLAYGRRTGLLSGLGAATADALFGLIAVMGLTVVSGFLMAHQFWIQVWGGVFLLLMGWKTFTSQPAALNEGGPDTPSSVKGFLSVFLLTLTNPMTILAFIAIFGVFRVGGPEDFLTSLTVVAGVFSGSALWWGILAFVGGWISSRVGPDSLKIINRAAGIVLTIFSVLFLIDLI; encoded by the coding sequence ATGACTGCTGCATTATTGTTTTTCAAGAGCGTGATTATAGGCGTGGCCATTGCTGCACCCGTTGGACCTGTGGGGATCCTATGCATTCAAAGGACACTGGCATATGGGAGGCGGACAGGTCTCTTATCAGGGTTGGGAGCTGCCACGGCAGATGCCTTATTCGGGTTGATTGCCGTTATGGGGCTCACGGTCGTTTCCGGCTTCCTCATGGCTCATCAGTTCTGGATTCAAGTATGGGGAGGGGTGTTCCTACTGCTAATGGGGTGGAAGACATTCACCTCTCAGCCGGCTGCATTGAACGAAGGGGGACCGGACACTCCTTCTTCGGTGAAAGGGTTTTTGTCCGTTTTCTTATTGACGCTCACGAATCCAATGACCATTCTGGCCTTTATCGCGATCTTCGGAGTGTTTCGGGTGGGGGGACCTGAGGATTTCCTGACCTCTTTGACTGTGGTAGCGGGAGTGTTTTCCGGATCGGCACTATGGTGGGGGATTCTTGCCTTCGTGGGTGGTTGGATAAGCAGCAGGGTCGGACCTGACTCACTAAAAATAATCAATCGAGCAGCAGGCATCGTCCTAACGATCTTCAGCGTACTTTTTTTGATTGACCTGATATAA
- a CDS encoding NADP-dependent oxidoreductase, which produces MKAIIINQYGDKDVLQEKEIDQPAIGDDQILLENHATSINPIDWKVRAGYLKEMLDFEFPIILGWDAAGVIAEKGKNVKGFEVGDRVFARPATTREGTYAEYVAVDEELLAKMPESMSFEEAAAIPLAGLTAWQCLVGFGEIKEGDKVLIHAGSGGVGNFAIQIAKSFGAHVATTASGKNEEFVRSLGADQFINYKEEDFSEVLQDFDLVLDTMGGEVQSNSYKVLKENGKLVSIAEPPKEDKPAKYGVKAEFLWLDPKGEQLAKLADLYESGQLKPVIGETFDLSEQGVKDAHALSETHHAKGKIVIKVK; this is translated from the coding sequence ATGAAAGCCATCATCATCAACCAGTACGGGGATAAAGACGTTTTACAGGAAAAAGAAATCGATCAGCCGGCGATCGGCGACGATCAGATTTTGCTCGAAAATCATGCCACTTCGATCAACCCCATCGATTGGAAGGTGCGGGCAGGCTATTTAAAAGAGATGCTGGACTTTGAATTCCCGATCATCCTGGGATGGGATGCAGCGGGAGTGATCGCTGAAAAAGGGAAAAATGTAAAAGGGTTTGAAGTAGGTGATCGTGTATTTGCAAGACCGGCTACGACAAGGGAAGGTACTTATGCTGAGTATGTGGCAGTGGATGAAGAACTGCTCGCCAAAATGCCTGAAAGCATGAGCTTTGAAGAAGCGGCTGCGATTCCTCTGGCCGGATTGACAGCATGGCAGTGCTTAGTCGGCTTTGGTGAAATCAAAGAAGGAGATAAGGTGCTGATCCATGCAGGTTCAGGCGGCGTCGGGAACTTCGCCATTCAGATTGCCAAAAGCTTTGGAGCGCATGTCGCTACAACGGCAAGCGGAAAGAATGAGGAGTTCGTCCGATCACTGGGAGCCGATCAATTCATCAACTATAAAGAAGAAGACTTTAGTGAAGTGTTACAAGACTTCGACCTGGTGCTGGACACCATGGGCGGGGAGGTTCAGTCGAACAGCTATAAAGTACTCAAGGAAAATGGAAAGCTCGTATCGATTGCAGAGCCTCCAAAAGAGGACAAACCAGCTAAGTACGGAGTGAAAGCCGAATTCCTTTGGCTGGATCCGAAAGGCGAGCAACTCGCAAAGCTTGCCGACCTGTACGAATCCGGTCAATTAAAGCCAGTGATCGGAGAAACATTCGACCTTAGTGAACAAGGAGTAAAAGATGCACACGCACTCAGTGAAACTCACCATGCAAAAGGGAAAATCGTGATTAAAGTGAAATAA
- the brnQ gene encoding branched-chain amino acid transport system II carrier protein, with protein MRKKDVLISGFMLFSLFFGAGNLIFPPYLGMESGTHFIAAISGFILTAVFLPFLTIISVSLSKNGFLSIGERVHPVFGIVFAIVIYLSIGALYGIPRASNVAYELGFLQMVSVEGRLPLLLFSIAFFGLTYLLSINPKKVIDLVGQFLTPILLIVLALLCVQAFFTFDYTDAEASRKFQSAPFLKGFLEGYFTMDAVAALAFGIVIINGLKDKGASGKKELIRGTISAGMIAAIGLVLVYLSLGWIGRVIPHEAPISNGAEILVLASQQLFGYSGNLLFGLIVMIACLTTCIGLINACGRFFHEIYPRYSYKSYVLIFILIGMAVTNLGLNMILKVATPLLVLIYPVAIVLVALSLFQHFFGESRRMYVYGVSIAAIFSLYEMLASLNLKMEDIQGAISLLPLSANGLAWTTPALFAAIIGYGLDLFQKKII; from the coding sequence ATGAGAAAAAAAGATGTCCTGATTTCGGGATTTATGCTTTTTTCGTTATTTTTTGGTGCAGGGAATTTAATATTCCCTCCCTATCTCGGAATGGAATCCGGAACCCACTTTATAGCGGCGATTTCCGGATTTATTTTAACGGCAGTGTTTCTGCCTTTTTTGACGATCATTTCCGTATCCCTTTCAAAAAATGGATTTTTATCGATTGGTGAACGGGTCCACCCCGTTTTCGGGATTGTTTTTGCCATCGTGATTTATCTGTCCATCGGTGCTCTTTACGGAATCCCGAGGGCTTCCAATGTGGCGTACGAATTGGGATTCTTGCAAATGGTCAGTGTGGAAGGGCGGCTTCCTTTATTATTATTCTCGATCGCTTTCTTTGGGCTAACCTACTTGCTCAGCATCAATCCTAAAAAAGTGATTGATCTCGTCGGACAATTCTTAACACCTATACTGCTCATAGTACTGGCCTTACTGTGCGTACAGGCTTTTTTCACCTTTGATTATACTGATGCAGAAGCAAGCAGGAAGTTCCAGTCAGCACCGTTCCTGAAAGGCTTCCTTGAAGGGTATTTCACGATGGACGCCGTGGCAGCCCTGGCTTTCGGCATAGTCATCATCAATGGATTGAAAGATAAAGGGGCTTCCGGTAAAAAAGAGCTCATCCGCGGAACCATCAGTGCCGGAATGATTGCCGCCATCGGCTTGGTGTTGGTGTATCTTTCCCTCGGGTGGATCGGACGGGTGATTCCACATGAAGCACCGATCAGTAATGGGGCAGAAATTCTTGTGTTAGCTTCTCAGCAATTATTTGGGTACAGTGGCAATCTCCTTTTTGGTTTGATTGTGATGATTGCCTGTTTAACGACATGCATCGGACTGATCAATGCATGCGGCCGCTTTTTTCATGAGATTTATCCAAGATACTCATATAAATCATATGTACTGATTTTCATCCTGATCGGGATGGCCGTGACCAACCTGGGACTGAATATGATCTTAAAGGTCGCCACCCCCCTGCTTGTACTCATTTATCCCGTGGCGATTGTACTCGTAGCCCTTTCCCTCTTTCAGCACTTCTTCGGGGAAAGCAGAAGGATGTACGTGTATGGTGTCAGCATTGCGGCGATCTTTTCCTTATACGAAATGCTCGCAAGCCTCAACTTGAAAATGGAAGACATACAGGGTGCCATCAGCCTTCTTCCCTTAAGTGCAAATGGACTGGCCTGGACCACCCCCGCCCTATTCGCCGCCATCATCGGATACGGACTGGACCTCTTTCAGAAGAAAATCATTTGA